In a genomic window of Stakelama saccharophila:
- the pdeM gene encoding ligase-associated DNA damage response endonuclease PdeM: MVPFSFAGISLAASSDGLLFWPARRALLVADLHFEKASWYAVAGQMLPPYDSLATVTALADAVSRLDPAEIWCLGDSFHDNAGVARLSPTVRDMLAGMMAGRRWTWIVGNHDALLADAMGGEVRDEVGIEGLILRHEANPAESRPEISGHFHPKLRMTIRGRSVARRCFLASERKLILPAFGALTGGLDVRHPEIGRALGGSAEALVAVRNRMLRFPVAA; this comes from the coding sequence ATGGTTCCCTTTTCGTTCGCCGGTATATCCCTTGCCGCCAGCAGCGACGGCCTGCTCTTCTGGCCGGCGCGGCGGGCATTGCTGGTGGCCGACCTGCATTTCGAGAAGGCGAGCTGGTATGCCGTTGCCGGACAGATGCTGCCGCCCTATGATTCGCTGGCGACGGTCACGGCGCTCGCCGATGCGGTGTCGCGTCTGGACCCTGCGGAAATCTGGTGCCTGGGTGACAGCTTTCACGACAATGCGGGCGTTGCCCGGCTGTCGCCGACGGTTCGCGATATGCTTGCCGGCATGATGGCGGGCCGACGCTGGACCTGGATCGTCGGCAATCACGATGCCCTGCTTGCCGACGCCATGGGCGGCGAGGTTCGCGATGAAGTCGGGATCGAGGGCCTGATCCTGCGGCATGAGGCGAATCCGGCCGAGTCGCGGCCGGAGATTTCGGGGCATTTCCATCCCAAGTTGCGCATGACGATTCGCGGCCGATCGGTGGCGCGCCGCTGTTTTCTCGCAAGCGAACGAAAGCTTATCCTGCCCGCCTTCGGAGCGTTGACCGGCGGACTGGACGTGCGCCACCCGGAGATCGGCCGCGCGCTCGGCGGCAGCGCGGAAGCATTGGTCGCGGTGCGGAATCGAATGCTGCGTTTCCCGGTCGCCGCCTGA
- a CDS encoding ligase-associated DNA damage response DEXH box helicase, protein MLAAAKAGRHALLVAPTGAGKTLAGFLPALADLIRRPADGLHTLYVSPLKALAVDVQRNLMAPIAEMGLDLRVETRSGDTPSDRKARQRRRPPHILLTTPESLSLLLSYPDSFALFAGLRTVVVDEVHAFATQKRGDLLALALARLQRIAPGMRRVALSATVADPDAYRAWLAPAGDIDTVEMVQGEPGADPEVAILLPEGRVPWSGHSGRYAAPQVMAEIEAHRTTIVFCNTRSLAELIFQDLWKVNASGLPIGVHHGSLSREARRKVEAAMASGRLRALVATASLDLGVDWGDVDCVIQMGAPKGSSRLLQRIGRANHRLDEPSEAVLVPGNRFEYLEARAALDAVREGELDADPFRAGALDVLAQHLMACACAAPFGAAAMLDEVRGAMPYSALTEQTFDRVLHFIADGGYALKAYDRFKRLTNERGRWRVSHPRFVTQHRMNAGIIVDAPVLEVRFRNGRKLGTVEENFAAALTPGDTFFFAGMSLEVERIDVADLVVRATSRSARIPSYMGARMPLSTNLARRVRGFLHDREQWPRFPDDVREWLEIQQQRSTLPRPGDLLVETFPREGRHYMVAYSFEGWNAHQSLGMLITRRMEAQGLNPIGFVANDYALACYGMDPVLDPASLFSADILEHEFVEWVQGSALLKRAFREVAVIGGLVERQHPGKRKSGKQVTFSTDLIYDVLRRYEPDHLLLQAAWNDARARMTDVGRLADLLDRAAATMVHRPLDRVSPLAVPVLVLIGREQVAQGSAEDALLAEAELLAAEAMADA, encoded by the coding sequence ATGTTGGCGGCGGCGAAGGCCGGCCGGCACGCGCTGCTGGTCGCGCCGACCGGCGCCGGCAAGACGCTGGCGGGCTTTCTTCCCGCGCTCGCGGATCTGATCCGGCGTCCGGCCGACGGATTGCACACGCTCTACGTATCGCCGCTCAAGGCGCTCGCGGTCGACGTTCAGCGCAATCTGATGGCGCCGATCGCGGAGATGGGCCTCGATCTGCGGGTGGAGACGCGCAGCGGCGACACGCCGTCGGACCGCAAGGCACGGCAGCGCAGGCGCCCGCCGCATATCCTTTTGACCACGCCCGAATCGCTCAGCCTCCTCCTCAGCTATCCGGACAGTTTCGCGCTTTTTGCCGGTCTGCGCACGGTGGTGGTGGACGAGGTCCATGCCTTCGCCACGCAGAAACGCGGCGACCTGCTTGCGCTTGCGCTCGCCCGGTTGCAGCGCATCGCGCCGGGGATGCGCCGGGTCGCCTTGTCGGCGACGGTTGCCGATCCCGACGCCTATCGCGCCTGGCTGGCGCCCGCCGGCGACATCGACACCGTCGAGATGGTGCAGGGCGAACCCGGCGCCGATCCGGAGGTCGCGATATTGCTGCCGGAGGGACGCGTGCCGTGGTCCGGCCATTCGGGCCGCTACGCCGCGCCGCAGGTCATGGCGGAGATCGAGGCCCATCGCACCACGATCGTGTTCTGCAACACGCGCAGCCTGGCCGAACTGATCTTCCAGGATCTCTGGAAGGTGAACGCGTCGGGCCTGCCCATCGGCGTTCATCACGGCAGCTTGTCGCGCGAGGCGCGGCGCAAGGTGGAGGCGGCGATGGCGTCCGGACGGCTGCGCGCGCTGGTGGCGACGGCAAGCCTGGACCTCGGCGTCGACTGGGGCGATGTCGACTGCGTCATTCAGATGGGTGCGCCCAAGGGATCGTCCCGGCTGCTGCAGCGGATCGGGCGGGCGAACCACCGGCTCGACGAGCCGTCGGAGGCGGTGCTTGTGCCCGGCAACCGCTTCGAATATCTCGAAGCGCGCGCGGCGCTCGACGCGGTGCGCGAGGGCGAGCTGGACGCCGACCCGTTTCGCGCCGGCGCGCTGGACGTGTTGGCGCAACATCTGATGGCCTGCGCCTGCGCGGCGCCGTTCGGTGCGGCGGCCATGCTCGACGAGGTTCGCGGCGCCATGCCTTATTCGGCGCTGACCGAGCAGACCTTCGATCGCGTCCTGCACTTCATCGCCGACGGCGGCTATGCGCTGAAGGCCTATGACCGTTTCAAGCGCCTGACCAACGAACGGGGGCGGTGGCGCGTCAGCCATCCGCGCTTCGTCACGCAGCACCGCATGAATGCGGGCATCATCGTCGACGCGCCGGTTCTGGAGGTGCGCTTCCGCAACGGCCGCAAGCTCGGCACGGTGGAGGAGAATTTCGCCGCCGCGCTGACGCCGGGCGACACCTTCTTCTTCGCCGGCATGAGCCTGGAGGTGGAGCGGATCGACGTCGCCGACCTGGTCGTGCGCGCCACCAGCCGGTCCGCGCGCATCCCGAGCTATATGGGCGCGCGCATGCCGCTTTCCACCAATCTGGCGCGGCGGGTGCGCGGCTTCCTGCACGACCGGGAGCAATGGCCGCGATTTCCCGATGACGTGCGCGAATGGCTGGAGATACAGCAGCAGCGCTCGACCCTGCCGCGCCCCGGCGACCTTCTGGTCGAAACGTTCCCGCGCGAGGGCCGGCACTATATGGTGGCGTACAGTTTCGAGGGCTGGAACGCGCACCAGTCGCTGGGCATGCTGATCACGCGCCGGATGGAGGCGCAGGGCCTGAACCCCATCGGCTTCGTCGCCAATGACTACGCGCTGGCCTGCTACGGCATGGATCCGGTTCTCGATCCTGCCTCGCTGTTTTCGGCGGACATCCTGGAGCATGAATTCGTCGAATGGGTACAGGGCTCCGCGCTCCTGAAACGCGCCTTCCGGGAGGTCGCGGTCATCGGCGGGCTGGTGGAGCGACAGCATCCGGGCAAGCGGAAGTCGGGCAAGCAGGTCACCTTTTCGACCGACCTGATCTACGACGTGCTGCGCCGGTACGAACCGGATCACCTGCTGCTGCAGGCCGCCTGGAACGACGCGCGGGCGCGCATGACCGATGTGGGCCGCCTCGCGGACCTGCTCGATCGCGCCGCAGCGACGATGGTGCATCGCCCGCTCGACCGTGTCAGCCCGCTGGCGGTGCCGGTTCTGGTCCTGATCGGCCGCGAACAGGTCGCGCAGGGATCGGCCGAGGATGCCCTGCTGGCGGAGGCGGAATTGCTGGCGGCGGAGGCGATGGCCGACGCGTAA
- a CDS encoding aspartyl protease family protein has protein sequence MAVPAVAQEKPDASALAGSAVHDANVVQQPPSDVVAAILAFASREKRMTVPVRIDGEGPYPFVIDTGAERTVIASELADSLGLSAGPVVTVAALSGRESVGTFLLPSISVDSFPRTHGVAAPGFGFADLGAHGLLGLDFLAGHAVRIDFDRSEMSVRPSRGKRHHFSRRNDEIVVRAKREHGALVLTDAHYGHRRIRVLIDTGTAVTIGNAAMRDLVTRRSDLSDPITITSVTGRSVTSRYARVDGISIGSVGFSEMPIAFVEAAPFDLLVYHDEPALILGMEVLRAFRYVEIDFAASEIRFGIPRANRYRFG, from the coding sequence ATGGCTGTTCCGGCCGTCGCTCAGGAAAAGCCTGACGCCTCCGCTCTGGCCGGCAGCGCTGTGCATGATGCGAACGTGGTGCAGCAGCCCCCGTCCGATGTCGTCGCCGCCATTCTCGCTTTCGCATCGCGCGAGAAGCGCATGACCGTTCCGGTCCGGATCGATGGCGAGGGACCCTATCCCTTCGTCATCGACACCGGCGCGGAGCGCACCGTCATCGCCAGCGAACTGGCGGATAGTCTCGGCCTGAGCGCCGGGCCGGTCGTGACCGTGGCGGCGCTGAGCGGGCGCGAGTCGGTGGGCACCTTCCTGCTGCCCAGCATATCGGTCGACAGCTTTCCCAGGACGCACGGCGTTGCCGCGCCCGGCTTCGGGTTCGCGGACCTGGGCGCGCACGGGCTTCTCGGGCTCGATTTTCTGGCCGGGCACGCCGTACGGATCGACTTTGACCGTAGCGAAATGTCCGTGCGGCCGTCGCGCGGCAAGCGGCATCACTTCAGCCGGCGCAACGACGAGATCGTCGTGCGGGCGAAGCGGGAACACGGCGCGCTGGTGTTGACCGACGCGCATTACGGGCATCGGCGTATCCGGGTGCTGATCGATACCGGCACCGCCGTGACCATCGGCAATGCGGCGATGCGCGACCTCGTAACCCGGCGTTCGGACCTGTCCGATCCGATTACGATCACCAGTGTCACCGGTCGATCCGTAACCTCCCGCTATGCCAGGGTGGACGGGATCAGTATCGGATCGGTCGGATTTTCGGAAATGCCGATCGCCTTCGTCGAAGCGGCGCCGTTCGACCTGCTCGTCTATCACGACGAGCCGGCCCTGATCCTCGGCATGGAGGTGCTCCGCGCCTTTCGCTATGTCGAGATCGACTTCGCCGCGAGCGAGATCCGCTTCGGCATTCCGCGCGCCAATCGTTACCGGTTCGGCTGA
- a CDS encoding cache domain-containing protein, which yields MPRRIRSLIATLDDEVRAYADKSEAIAGRTNLLALNASIEAARSGEAGRGFSVVAQEVKALAASALDLAAKFRGQVLGSLEAGRAIADELVGDVEGARLEELAQSIMNSISRSLYDRSIDVRMLGCDQAVVDGALHGASDRNAEAKALDRLRALLKFSPYFLNAFIVDDTGNIPVCAHANASVRTENLRGADQYERAMAAPAGEDWFTDAVWENPWSNGRKVLIFVAPIRHEGRAIGVAYLEYDFEGQVAQIMNVMRQAAGNSVISIVDDDARVMATTGSYAFGHHLAAARAGSGAGASGDGTITAISSASRYYDFDGLNLRCVIEHQVPSDEEIAQALRKALPERG from the coding sequence ATGCCACGACGTATTCGCTCTCTCATCGCGACGCTCGACGACGAGGTCCGGGCCTATGCCGACAAGAGCGAGGCGATCGCGGGGCGGACGAACCTGCTCGCGTTGAATGCGTCGATCGAGGCGGCGCGGTCCGGCGAAGCGGGCAGGGGCTTTTCGGTCGTGGCGCAGGAGGTGAAGGCGCTTGCGGCCAGTGCGCTCGACCTGGCGGCGAAATTCCGCGGTCAGGTTCTCGGCAGCCTCGAGGCCGGCCGCGCGATCGCGGATGAACTGGTCGGCGACGTCGAAGGGGCGCGGTTGGAAGAACTGGCCCAGTCGATCATGAACTCGATATCGCGCTCGCTCTACGATCGCTCGATCGACGTGCGGATGCTTGGTTGCGACCAGGCGGTGGTCGACGGCGCCCTGCATGGTGCGAGCGATCGCAATGCCGAAGCGAAGGCATTGGACCGGCTGCGCGCATTGCTGAAATTCTCACCATATTTCCTCAACGCCTTCATCGTCGACGATACCGGAAATATTCCCGTCTGCGCGCATGCCAATGCGTCCGTGCGTACCGAAAATCTGCGCGGCGCGGACCAGTATGAACGCGCGATGGCAGCTCCGGCGGGCGAGGACTGGTTCACCGATGCGGTGTGGGAAAATCCCTGGTCGAACGGCCGCAAGGTCCTGATCTTCGTGGCGCCCATCCGGCACGAGGGGCGGGCCATCGGCGTCGCCTATCTGGAATATGATTTCGAAGGTCAGGTCGCCCAGATCATGAATGTCATGAGACAGGCGGCGGGGAATTCCGTGATCTCTATCGTCGATGACGATGCCCGGGTGATGGCGACGACGGGTTCCTACGCCTTCGGTCATCATCTGGCGGCGGCCCGGGCCGGCAGCGGCGCGGGTGCGAGTGGTGACGGCACGATCACGGCCATTTCGTCGGCCAGCCGTTATTATGATTTCGACGGTCTCAATCTGCGCTGCGTGATCGAGCACCAGGTGCCGAGCGACGAGGAGATCGCACAGGCCCTGCGAAAGGCGCTGCCCGAACGCGGCTAG
- a CDS encoding endonuclease/exonuclease/phosphatase family protein has translation MRILMRVVAAVGLALCSVIPAAAQAGRSDGDLRVMSFNVRYANENDGANSWSKRRDVFVDTIRKAHPDIFGTQELLQKQGDYIVDHLPQYGWFGVDRRGAHEDEHMGLFYDRERLTLVDLGNFWLSDTPDVVGSNSWGTPLPRMVTWGLFEDKETGKRFYLYNTHFPYKAEDEPAREKAAAVIVKRIAALPAEVPVIVTGDFNTTPDSRAHATLTGGLADVREEVSDPAGSAETFHNFTGKADRRIDWILERGFTPLHFATDTYHRDGHYPSDHFPVIADLRFD, from the coding sequence TTGAGGATATTGATGCGCGTCGTCGCGGCAGTTGGTCTGGCGCTGTGTTCCGTGATTCCGGCAGCGGCGCAGGCCGGCAGGTCCGACGGCGACCTGCGCGTCATGAGCTTCAACGTGCGCTATGCGAACGAGAATGACGGCGCCAATTCGTGGAGCAAGCGGCGCGACGTCTTCGTCGACACCATCCGCAAGGCGCATCCCGACATTTTCGGCACGCAGGAATTGTTGCAGAAGCAGGGCGACTATATCGTCGATCACCTGCCGCAATATGGCTGGTTCGGCGTAGATCGCCGCGGCGCCCATGAAGACGAGCATATGGGGCTGTTCTACGATCGCGAGCGGCTGACGCTGGTCGATCTCGGAAATTTCTGGCTGTCCGACACGCCGGACGTGGTGGGCAGCAACAGTTGGGGCACGCCCCTTCCGCGCATGGTCACCTGGGGCCTGTTCGAGGACAAGGAGACGGGCAAGCGCTTCTATCTCTACAACACGCACTTTCCGTACAAGGCGGAGGACGAACCCGCGCGCGAAAAGGCGGCGGCCGTGATCGTGAAGCGTATCGCCGCGCTGCCCGCCGAGGTGCCGGTGATCGTCACCGGCGATTTCAACACGACGCCCGATTCGAGGGCGCACGCGACGCTGACCGGCGGTCTTGCGGACGTTCGCGAGGAGGTTTCCGATCCGGCCGGTTCGGCCGAAACCTTCCACAACTTCACCGGGAAGGCGGATCGCCGTATCGACTGGATACTGGAACGCGGCTTCACCCCTCTTCATTTCGCGACCGACACCTATCACCGCGACGGCCATTACCCGTCCGACCATTTCCCGGTGATCGCGGATCTGCGCTTCGACTGA
- a CDS encoding ligase-associated DNA damage response exonuclease, whose product MTLGTWIEPRPEGIYVPAADLWIDPSAPKARALVTHGHADHARGGHSEVWATPETIAIMEARYGPQNGRPVAYGETVAFGSVDATFVPAGHVLGSAQVVLDHDGERVVASGDYKRRPDPTCARFEPVKCDVFITEATFGLPVFRHPDTHDEIDKLLSALHANPDRCVLVGAYALGKAQRVIRELRDLGHADPIYIHGALQRLCDLYVEHGVDLGELRPATESDRSAMKGHIVLCPPGALNDRWSRRLPDPVTAMASGWMRVRQRARQRNVELPIILSDHADWDELTGTIRELAPREIWVTHGREDALVHWCATHQIKARALDLVGFEDEDD is encoded by the coding sequence ATGACGCTTGGAACCTGGATCGAACCCCGCCCCGAAGGCATTTACGTGCCGGCCGCCGACCTGTGGATCGACCCTTCCGCGCCGAAGGCCCGCGCGCTCGTGACCCACGGCCATGCCGACCATGCCCGCGGCGGCCATAGCGAGGTGTGGGCGACGCCGGAGACGATCGCGATCATGGAGGCCCGCTACGGCCCGCAGAACGGCAGGCCGGTTGCATATGGCGAAACCGTCGCCTTCGGCAGCGTCGATGCCACGTTCGTGCCGGCCGGCCATGTGCTGGGTTCGGCGCAGGTCGTGCTCGACCACGACGGCGAGCGCGTGGTCGCCTCGGGCGATTATAAGCGCCGCCCCGATCCCACCTGCGCGCGCTTCGAACCCGTGAAATGCGACGTCTTCATCACCGAGGCGACCTTCGGCCTGCCCGTGTTCCGACATCCCGATACGCATGACGAAATAGACAAGCTGTTGTCCGCGCTGCACGCCAATCCGGATCGCTGCGTGCTGGTCGGCGCCTATGCGTTGGGCAAGGCGCAGCGGGTCATCCGCGAACTGCGCGATCTCGGCCATGCCGATCCGATCTATATTCACGGCGCGTTGCAGCGCCTGTGCGACCTTTACGTCGAACACGGCGTCGATCTCGGCGAATTGCGGCCGGCGACCGAAAGCGACCGGTCCGCAATGAAGGGCCATATCGTGCTCTGTCCGCCGGGCGCGCTCAACGATCGGTGGTCGCGCCGCCTGCCTGATCCCGTCACGGCGATGGCATCGGGCTGGATGCGGGTGCGACAGCGGGCGCGCCAGCGCAATGTCGAGCTGCCGATCATCCTGTCCGACCATGCTGACTGGGACGAACTGACCGGGACGATCCGCGAACTGGCGCCGCGCGAAATATGGGTGACGCACGGACGCGAGGACGCGTTGGTCCATTGGTGCGCGACGCACCAGATCAAGGCGCGCGCGCTCGATCTCGTCGGCTTCGAGGACGAGGACGATTGA